GCCGCGGTCCAGCTGGCCGCGGTGCTCTTCTTGACCGCGCTGCCCAGCCGCGGCAGCACCTCGCGGCTGATCACCCACCAGCACGCCAGCGCCATCAGCAGGGTCGGCAGCCGCATCCAGACGCTGGCGGTCGACACCTGCGACCACACCGCGAGCAGGTCGTAGTACCAGCCGAACGGCGCCTCGGGGGTGCCGAACCAGCGGTAGTAGTTGGCCATGTAACCGGCGTCACCCGACACCCGGGCCATGGTCAGGATGTAGCCGTCGTCGGCGGTGTTGGCGCCGACGAAATGCCACCACACCAGGACGGTGGCGACCAGCGCGTCCAGGCCGGTCATCGACCACCAGCGCGACGGCAGGAAGCGGCGGTGCCGGACGCCGTCGGCGGTGTCCAGGACGTGCAGCGCGATCAGCGCGGCGATGGTCAGCAGGACGCCGAGGATCATCGCGACGAGCTTCAGCGTGGTCGGCGCGGTGCTGTAGCGGCTGTCGATGGTGGCCGACAGACTCAGGCCCGGCGGGGCGGGACCTTCCAGGTCGGTGAACACCCCGACGATCTGCGGCCGGAAGTCGTAGCCGCCCCGTTCCCCGCGCAGCGGCGCGTCGGGGTCGTCCGGTGTCGCGTCGGTGCCGTCGGCCTGGGTGAGGCCGACGAACTCGGCGGTGACCTGGTCGGCGTGCGCGGTGAACTTCAGTTCCTGGCAGGCCGGGCTGAGCACCGCGCTCATCGGGGCGACGACCACCGGGGTGTTGCGCACCACGACGTTGAGGTTGTTGTTGGCGCGTTCGATCAGCAGGCCGCGGTCGACGGCCTTGGGTGCCTGCTTGGGCACCGTGGACAGCAGCACCGAGCGGCCGTTGTCCGGGCCGTCCAATGCGCCGGCCACCCGACACGGGATGGTGATCTCCAGGTCGGTGGCGACATAGGAGATCAGCGGCGCGGTGACGCTGTCGAGTTCGCCGTTCTGCGGCCAGTTCAGTTCCGCGGTGGTCTGTTCGACGGGCAGGAACGGGGTGGCGATCGCCAGCAGGGCGCCCAGCAATCCCGCGACAATGGCGACAGTGCGGGCCGTGCGGTATCTAGGCGCCGTGTCGTCCACGGACCTAGATGGTAATGCTCCCGGTCCGGGGGGTCGCACCGTCATCAGGGCTGGTTCCTGATCGCCAGCACGAACGGCCCGAATGTCTGGACGTCGAAGTGCGGTTCGGCGAACAGCGCCGACCCCAACTCGACGGTGTAGCGGCGGACGTTCGGCTGGTTGGGGTAGACGTCCTCGGCCAGGCGCAGCGTGTAGGCGTCACCGGCGCCGCGGCGCATCAGGAACACCTCGGGCGGGCGCCAGGGCAACGCGTCCAGAGTTGCCGCGAACTGTTCGGCGGTCTCGAGATCGGCCCACTCCTCGATGGCCGCGGCCCGCTGGTCGAACTGGGCCAGCGGGTTGGCGTAGTGCGAGGTCAATCCCTGGAATCCGAGGTAGGGGTAGTACGCCAGGAAGCTGTAGTCGGCGGTCAGCACCACCGTCTCGTCGCGCGGCTTGCCCGTGGCGGCGCGGATGGCTTCGTCGATCTTCGCGTAGTACTTCTCCGCGCCGGGGGGACGACGGTCGGCGCGCTGCCCGTCGCCGTCGGTGTCGGTGTAGGCCACCGCGAGGTCTGGCCGCAGCACGTCGGGGATGTCCTGGCTGAACGCCATTCCGCCGGCGAGCCCGATGACCGCCGCCACCGGGATCAGCGTCCGGTTCCAGCGGGCGGCCGCCGCGAGCGTCACCTCGATGAAGCCGAACGCGCCGGCCGCGGCCAGCAGGGTGGTCAGGGTCGGCTGCAGGCGGAAGGACAGCAGCGTGGTGCCCGCCAGCGTGGTCAGCATCGACAACAGTGACCACAGGTAGATGGTGAGCACCCCGACGGCCAGCGCCCCGGCCCGCACCGAGGAGCGCGCCCGGACGATCAGCCACAGCGTGCCGAGCATGCACAGCGCACCCAGCAGCGAGAACTGCAGCATGGGGAAGGTCAGCACCGCGCCGTCGGCCGGCAGGTAGTGCTGTGCGCTACCGGTGTCCGACATCGGGTCGCGCAGCGCACGCAGCAGGAACGGCAACCAGGTGATCAAGGCGATCGGGATGGCGATCGCGGCGGCCACCGCCAGCCGCAGCAGGGGGGCGATGCTGCGCCGGGCGATCGCCAGCGCCGCGGCCATGATGGTGATGGTCAGCGCGGCCAGGCCGAGCAGCAGGGTGTAGAAGGTGGCGGTGACGCCGAGGAAGATCCCGACGCCCACGACGGCCGCCCATCCCGAGTGAGCTCGGGCGCGCAGCCCCGACCACGCCAGCACCAGCACCGGCGGCAGCAACACGGTGACGATCGCGGCGTACGGCTCGGGGGAGGCGTAGGCGAGCATCACCGCGGTGGTGGTGATCGTGACGATCAGGGCGTACTCGAACCGGATCAGCGCGGTCCACAGGGCGAACGCCAGCACCACGGCGACGGCGATCGAGGTGACGGCCCACGGCTTGTACATCTCCCAGCCGGGTATCCCGGCCAGGTCGGCGGCCCGCCCGCCCAGCCAGAACCAGCCCGGCGGGTAGAACGGCGGCAGGTCCGCGTAGGTCATGTCGCGCAGCGCGGCGTTGTCGGCGAACCGGGTCAGGTACTCGGTGCGGAACTGCTGGTCCACCGAGATGCCGAACAGGTAGAGCTTGGTGGCGCCCAGCGGCATGCCCAGGGTGGCCACCACGAAAGCCGCCAGGAAAACCGTGGCGCCCAGCTGCGCGAGCCGCCGCCTCCCACGGCGCCCCAGCCAGCCGGCGCCGACAAGTGCTGCCAGGCAGACGAATTGGCCGACCGTGGTCAGCGCGTGCAGCTGATTGCTGGACGGAAACGCTGGCCATTCCAC
This DNA window, taken from Mycolicibacterium sp. MU0050, encodes the following:
- a CDS encoding galactan 5-O-arabinofuranosyltransferase, translating into MKTALLRAASAGGRMALAAAVAVVVSVVALVAIGRVEWPAFPSSNQLHALTTVGQFVCLAALVGAGWLGRRGRRRLAQLGATVFLAAFVVATLGMPLGATKLYLFGISVDQQFRTEYLTRFADNAALRDMTYADLPPFYPPGWFWLGGRAADLAGIPGWEMYKPWAVTSIAVAVVLAFALWTALIRFEYALIVTITTTAVMLAYASPEPYAAIVTVLLPPVLVLAWSGLRARAHSGWAAVVGVGIFLGVTATFYTLLLGLAALTITIMAAALAIARRSIAPLLRLAVAAAIAIPIALITWLPFLLRALRDPMSDTGSAQHYLPADGAVLTFPMLQFSLLGALCMLGTLWLIVRARSSVRAGALAVGVLTIYLWSLLSMLTTLAGTTLLSFRLQPTLTTLLAAAGAFGFIEVTLAAAARWNRTLIPVAAVIGLAGGMAFSQDIPDVLRPDLAVAYTDTDGDGQRADRRPPGAEKYYAKIDEAIRAATGKPRDETVVLTADYSFLAYYPYLGFQGLTSHYANPLAQFDQRAAAIEEWADLETAEQFAATLDALPWRPPEVFLMRRGAGDAYTLRLAEDVYPNQPNVRRYTVELGSALFAEPHFDVQTFGPFVLAIRNQP